From the Sulfitobacter sp. BSw21498 genome, the window GGCCGAGCGGATTGCCTGCCTGCTCAGTGATGTGGTTCTGGCACGCATCTTGAATTGGCCATCTCTTCTTCCGATCACGGCGCAGCATCTCACCAAGGCACTGTTGCGGGACTTGGTCGCAGACGGGCAGGGGGGTGAGTTGAACGTTCAGCAGCGCCTCGTCGAGTCCATCGAAGACACGATCCGGATCGCGTGCGACTGTTCATCGAGAGCGGTTGCTCTTCAGTCTGTGGCCCCGAAGTTGCGCGCCAAGGGATCGGAGGCGGCGGTCGATCTGTTCCTGTCTGAGGATGCCGTCGCCCCGGCGTCGATGCTGTCACCGATGATCCAAGGCACGACCACGCGCATGACGGATCGAGCGGCGCGGCGGTTTTGTGATCGGCTAGTGGAGCTGGGCATTGCCCGCGAGTTGACCGGGCGGTCAACGTTCCGGCTCTATGGGATCGTACCATGACCCGCACCGCCATGAACGTTGCGGCCAAACGAAAGCCTGTGAAAGGGCAGGGGCGCACGAAAGACGAAGACTTGTTTGACCGGGAACTTGCAGACCTGCCGCAAGAGCTGCGCTGGCGTGAATGGATGGGCCGGATCGAAGCCGTGTTGTTTGCCAGTGCGTCGCCAGTTGGTCGCGACGACCTGGCGCGCGTGGTGGGGCAGGGGGCCTCGGTTGAGATGCTGATTGCTGATATCCGGGCGGAACTGGTGGGCCGACCCTATGAGCTGGCCGAAGGTCCCGGCGGGTGGATGTTCCGCACGAAGACGCAGTTTGCGGATGCGATCAAAGCCGCTGCCGACCTTGGTGATCAATCCCTCGCGTTCACCGAGACCGAGATGGGGGTGCTTTGCGCCATTGCCTATCACCAACCGATCGACCGGGCTGGGCTCAAAGACATTTTTGGCAAAGACGTCAGCCGCGATCTGCTGGCGCGGTTGCGGTTCAAGGATCTGATCGCCAGCGGTCCGAGAGCACCGCGACCCGGCGCGCCGCATACCTTTGTGACGACGGAGACGTTTCTGACAGCGTTCGATTTGCAGACACTGCGGGACTTGCCAGAGTTGGAGTTGGCTGTTGGAAATGCAAGTAAGGAGACCGAGGCAACGCAGAATTGAAGATCTTCGCTTTCAATTGGTCGGATCTTGACTTTCAATTGGTCGGGTGAGTACTTTCAATTAGTCGGAAGGAATCGCACGACAATGTACCCAAGATTTGCCAAGGCTAGAGTGGAAGAAGCGCTGTCCGACACCCGCGTGGTTCTCATCTCGGGGCCGCGTCAGTCCGGCAAGACGACACTCGCAAACGAAATTGCGTCGGACAAAACACCCTTCCTGACATTGGACGATGCCAACGTATTGCGATCGGCGATTGATGATCCGGTCGGTTTCGTCCGCGGATTGGACCGCGCTGTGATCGATGAGATTCAACGCGCGCCCGATCTTCTGTTGGCAATCAAGAATCTGGTCGATGACGATCAGACACCGGGAAGGTTCCTCCTAACGGGTTCGGCCAACCTCATGACCATTCCAAAAGTGGCGGATTCCCTTGCCGGTCGCATGGAGGTCGTTCGGTTACTGCCTCTCTCACAGGCAGAAATTCTGGGTACGAAATCAGAGTTCATTGATCGGGCCTTTGCCCGAGAGAAACCGACTGCCGGCCAGATGATCGTCGGAGACGACCTCATTGAAAGCGTCCTTTCAGGCGGGTATCCCGAAGCGCTCGGTCGGGCGCGATGGTCGCGGAAGCAGGATTGGTATCACGCCTACCTCGATGCGATCGTCCAACGTGACGTCCGAGACGTCGCACAGATCGAACAACTTGCCGTCATGCCAAAATTGATGTCCGTACTTGCCGAACACTCAGGCCAGTTAGTCAACTACACCGGGATCGGTGCGGGCCTCGACCTCAACCATGTCACCACACAAAAATATGTAAATGTCTTCGAAAGCCTTTACCTTGTTCATACGCTCCAGCCCTGGTTTACAAACCGCCTGAAACGTCTAACCAAGTCGCCCAAACTACATTTTCTCGATGCGGGCCTCCTAGCCGCGATGCGAGATGTTTCGCCGGACGTGGTTCGCAGGGACAAGACGAGCTTCGGGGCGATCCTAGAGACCTTCGTGTTCGGCGAACTGCGAAAGATCGCCACTTGGAGCGAACAGAGGTGCACGTTCTCGCACTTCCGGGACAAGGACAAGAACGAGGTTGATATCGTGTTGGAGAACCGCCGCGGCGAGGTGGTCGGGATCGAAGTAAAATCATCTGCCACCGTTTCGACCGCCGATTTTTCCGGAATGCGCAAACTGGCGGACGCCTGCGGCAAAAAGTTCGTCCAAGGCATGGTGCTCTACGATCACGATAAGGTCGTCCCCTTCGGCGAAAACATGTTCGCAGCCCCGCTGTCATGTCTGTGGGGACGCTCATGAATCTCGTCGAGGAACAATGCGTCGAGGATCTGGCGGACCTGCTTTACGGCTTATTGCCCGGGAGCGGAAACTCTCGGACCGCATTTCCATTGGCGGCTGCAAAGGTCCAATGTGAAGACCTGTGGGTCGGTGGTAGCAAGCGCCCCGCGATCGTCCAGATGTTATCATCAACCCTCGGGCAGAGGCGACACAAATTTAGCCCATTGATGCTGATGATCGTACGGCAATCAATGACCTGGCGCAGGGGCAAAGGAGAGCCGCTGACCCGTGCAGAGGTAGTCGCGTTGAACGCGCTTCTCTTGCGCCTGTCGCTAAAGGTGCCCGAGCTCAACGACCCCGCGTTCCTTGAATCACTGCCAGGAGATGAGTCTGAGCCGGAGACAATTCCAGAAGAAGCGACAACCACGCTGTCAGACGAACTGGCACAGACGTTATCGGCACGATTGATCGGCCTATTTGAACACCCGCCGCAGCGTCGTGGCTATGAGTACGAGCGCTTTCTCACAGAACTTTTTGCCGCTTATGGGCTGACGCCACGAGCACCTTTCAAGCTGACGGGCGAACAGATTGACGGAAGCCTTAAGCTGCATGGGGAGACCTACCTCGTCGAAGCCAAATGGCAGGCTGGCCTTACAGGTCAGGCCGATCTGCTGACCTTCTCCGGCAAGGTCTCGGGCAAGGCGACGTGGGCGCGCGGGCTCTTCATTAGTAATTCGGGGTTTTCTGAAGACGGCCTCAAGGCTTTCAGGACCGGTAGGCGCACGAACATAATCTGTGCCGATGGCCTCGACCTACATCAGATCGTTCATAACCGTCTCTCATTGATCGATGTTCTTGACGAAAAGCTGCGACGGGCGGCCGAAACCAATCACGCGTTCGTTCCGGTCCGAGAGTTACTATGATGAGTTCCGAACCAAAAGGGCGAAGAAGTGCCGGCATACCATTAACTGGGCGGCGGGCGATTAAGGGACAAGCCGCGCGGGGCGACAATTTTGAAATGACGATATACTGTGGAAACCAACTTTCATGATTATTCCAGATAACGAGACCGCCGTCGACCTGATCTACTCTGAGGCCGTCTCCGCGACGGTCGCCAAAGTGATCAGAGACTCGGGGACCGAACCTCTCACAGTCGGCGTCCATGGGGATTGGGGCGCGGGAAAGTCGAGCGTTTTGCTCATGCTCGAGGACGCGTTCTCGAATGATGATCGCACTTCGGTCATTCGGTTCAATGGCTGGCTGTTTCAGGGCCTCGAAGACGCCAAAACCGTAGTCATCGAAACGATCGTCGAACAATTGCTACGGGATCGCGCGCTCACGACCAAGCTGAAGGACGCATCAAAGAGGCTGCTGAAGCGCGTTGATCTCATGAAGGTCGCGTCCAAGGCGGGTGGCTTCGCCTTGACCGGGCTCACGGGGATCCCGTCCCCGGACATGCTCGGCGGACTCATGAAACAGGGAAAATCGCTTCTCGCAGGAGGCGCAAGTCTGACGGTTGGCGACATGACGGGCTACGTCAAAGAAGTCACAGACTGCCTCAACGACCCTGATGCCGAAACATTACCTGCCCACATTCATGCGTTCAGGTCGGAATTCGAGGAGTTGCTCGCGGCGGCAGATATAGATCGCCTCGTTGTTGTCGTGGATGATCTTGACAGATGCCTTCCCGCGACCGCAATAGAGACGCTTGAGGCGATACGCCTTTTCCTGTTCGTGCCCGGAGCGGCATTTGTCATCGCCGCCGACGAGGGGATGATCGAATACGCCGTTAGGTCTCATTTTCCGGACTTGCCTCTGTCGTCTGGCCCGTCGACCTACGCTCGAAATTATCTCGAAAAGCTCATTCAGGTCCCGTTCCGTTTGCCGCCGTTGGGATACGTCGAGACCAAGATATATTTGACCCTCCTTGTGGCTGGGAGCTCCCTCGATACCGGTTCGGTCCAATTCAAGACGTTGCTAGAACTCGGTCGTGAAGCGTTGAGGCGCCCTTGGGACGGGAACGGGTTGAGCCGGGGCGCGATCGAAGAGCGGCTCGGCACGGTCTCCGCGGAGCTGGAGAACGCGCTTATTTTGGCAGATCAACTCGCGTTGCCACTGGCCGAAGGGGCTCAAGGTAATCCCAGACAGATCAAGAGGTTTTTGAACACACTCAATCTCCGCCTCGCTATCGCAGACGCACGTGGGATCGG encodes:
- the qatA gene encoding Qat anti-phage system ATPase QatA — protein: MIIPDNETAVDLIYSEAVSATVAKVIRDSGTEPLTVGVHGDWGAGKSSVLLMLEDAFSNDDRTSVIRFNGWLFQGLEDAKTVVIETIVEQLLRDRALTTKLKDASKRLLKRVDLMKVASKAGGFALTGLTGIPSPDMLGGLMKQGKSLLAGGASLTVGDMTGYVKEVTDCLNDPDAETLPAHIHAFRSEFEELLAAADIDRLVVVVDDLDRCLPATAIETLEAIRLFLFVPGAAFVIAADEGMIEYAVRSHFPDLPLSSGPSTYARNYLEKLIQVPFRLPPLGYVETKIYLTLLVAGSSLDTGSVQFKTLLELGREALRRPWDGNGLSRGAIEERLGTVSAELENALILADQLALPLAEGAQGNPRQIKRFLNTLNLRLAIADARGIGEDVNPAVLAKLMLAERFKADFFERLEAEAAVSGSSKTVADLEEILRKEPEESDKAKKPASAKSRDRTEKTTDDDLLASEWVRRWALVAPALADEDLRPYLFVSRDRKALFTAGSNLALKEDWIEKLCGSTLGARAAAVEIAKLTPGEIEQIFDVVAARIRAATDLKKRPDGIEGLMELCKISANLQTPTVRLLADLPSGQLGPWAATGWEKIFTGAEANREFTKIKEAWAKLDENKPLQLAAGGGRSFRGKGAR
- a CDS encoding restriction endonuclease, whose protein sequence is MNLVEEQCVEDLADLLYGLLPGSGNSRTAFPLAAAKVQCEDLWVGGSKRPAIVQMLSSTLGQRRHKFSPLMLMIVRQSMTWRRGKGEPLTRAEVVALNALLLRLSLKVPELNDPAFLESLPGDESEPETIPEEATTTLSDELAQTLSARLIGLFEHPPQRRGYEYERFLTELFAAYGLTPRAPFKLTGEQIDGSLKLHGETYLVEAKWQAGLTGQADLLTFSGKVSGKATWARGLFISNSGFSEDGLKAFRTGRRTNIICADGLDLHQIVHNRLSLIDVLDEKLRRAAETNHAFVPVRELL
- the scpB gene encoding SMC-Scp complex subunit ScpB, which produces MNVAAKRKPVKGQGRTKDEDLFDRELADLPQELRWREWMGRIEAVLFASASPVGRDDLARVVGQGASVEMLIADIRAELVGRPYELAEGPGGWMFRTKTQFADAIKAAADLGDQSLAFTETEMGVLCAIAYHQPIDRAGLKDIFGKDVSRDLLARLRFKDLIASGPRAPRPGAPHTFVTTETFLTAFDLQTLRDLPELELAVGNASKETEATQN
- a CDS encoding ATP-binding protein; translation: MYPRFAKARVEEALSDTRVVLISGPRQSGKTTLANEIASDKTPFLTLDDANVLRSAIDDPVGFVRGLDRAVIDEIQRAPDLLLAIKNLVDDDQTPGRFLLTGSANLMTIPKVADSLAGRMEVVRLLPLSQAEILGTKSEFIDRAFAREKPTAGQMIVGDDLIESVLSGGYPEALGRARWSRKQDWYHAYLDAIVQRDVRDVAQIEQLAVMPKLMSVLAEHSGQLVNYTGIGAGLDLNHVTTQKYVNVFESLYLVHTLQPWFTNRLKRLTKSPKLHFLDAGLLAAMRDVSPDVVRRDKTSFGAILETFVFGELRKIATWSEQRCTFSHFRDKDKNEVDIVLENRRGEVVGIEVKSSATVSTADFSGMRKLADACGKKFVQGMVLYDHDKVVPFGENMFAAPLSCLWGRS